One Orrella dioscoreae genomic window carries:
- a CDS encoding DUF1360 domain-containing protein, producing MNAYLTNESLHAFWACLVLALAASSIAITITHTEVFAPLRAWTQKLGHMVGYLFQCFYCMSHWVVFLGILIYRPRILSSGSLLADLVVSAFFTLTLSAFVSGIFFKVFLTAMAMKVREKEVKEIMAKK from the coding sequence ATGAATGCCTACCTCACCAATGAAAGTCTGCATGCCTTCTGGGCATGTCTTGTCTTGGCCCTCGCTGCCAGCAGCATCGCCATCACCATCACACACACCGAAGTTTTCGCGCCGCTGCGAGCGTGGACGCAAAAGCTGGGGCACATGGTCGGTTATCTCTTCCAGTGTTTCTATTGCATGAGTCACTGGGTGGTGTTTCTCGGCATCCTGATCTACCGCCCGAGGATTCTTAGTAGCGGAAGCCTTCTGGCCGACCTTGTCGTTTCCGCATTCTTCACTCTTACGCTGAGTGCCTTTGTTAGCGGGATCTTTTTCAAGGTTTTCCTGACTGCCATGGCCATGAAGGTTCGAGAAAAAGAAGTCAAAGAAATTATGGCAAAAAAATGA
- a CDS encoding efflux RND transporter periplasmic adaptor subunit produces the protein MPIQLKRRILPLLLVLALCTTAAYYRTSDVNAGVTEDGSLVTVTVKPATEETVTDWEEYTGRLEAPERVEVRSRVAGTIAAVHFKDGEQVAQGQLLFSIDPAPFAIELQRMQAMLSQARDRVQFTAKELERGKRLVEANAIARRDFDALQHDAQEARSSLQAAEAGVKRAELDLAYTKIVAPISGKISRAEITKGNLIKAGEDAAPLALIVSQSPIYVSFNADERTYLRYYSNPKSAHDTSVRVGLIAEENYPHSGTLVSVDNQLDTRSGTLRMRALLPNTDGIMIPGLQARVRLQTGKAYRAVLIDEAVIGTDQDRRFVLVVDGHGQVERRILTLGSRQGTQRVVLQGLRAADLVIVDGAQRVQPGQKVKSDVPPDPGADEGVRD, from the coding sequence ATGCCAATCCAGCTAAAGCGGAGAATCCTTCCGCTACTACTCGTTCTCGCCCTATGCACCACGGCGGCGTACTATCGCACGTCGGATGTAAATGCGGGTGTCACTGAAGATGGTTCGTTGGTAACAGTTACCGTCAAGCCCGCGACAGAAGAAACAGTGACCGATTGGGAGGAATATACGGGACGACTCGAAGCGCCAGAACGCGTGGAGGTTCGCTCCCGTGTAGCGGGAACGATCGCCGCGGTTCATTTCAAGGACGGTGAGCAGGTGGCCCAAGGTCAGCTTCTCTTTTCAATCGACCCTGCACCATTCGCGATAGAACTACAGCGCATGCAGGCGATGCTCTCCCAAGCGCGCGATCGGGTGCAATTCACTGCTAAGGAATTGGAGCGAGGCAAACGTCTTGTGGAGGCCAATGCGATCGCACGTCGAGATTTCGATGCGCTGCAACACGATGCGCAAGAGGCGCGTTCTTCGTTGCAGGCAGCCGAGGCTGGCGTAAAGCGCGCAGAACTGGATCTGGCTTATACAAAAATCGTTGCTCCCATTTCAGGAAAAATCTCAAGGGCTGAAATTACCAAAGGAAATTTGATCAAGGCCGGAGAAGATGCAGCTCCGCTTGCATTAATTGTTAGCCAAAGTCCCATCTATGTCTCTTTCAATGCCGATGAACGCACATATCTTCGCTACTACAGTAATCCGAAGAGCGCTCACGACACATCGGTCAGGGTGGGGTTGATCGCCGAAGAAAACTATCCGCATAGCGGAACCCTGGTTTCCGTTGACAACCAACTGGATACGCGATCTGGAACGCTCCGGATGCGCGCATTACTGCCAAATACGGATGGCATCATGATTCCCGGCCTGCAAGCCCGGGTTCGCCTCCAAACCGGAAAAGCTTATCGGGCGGTGCTGATCGACGAGGCTGTTATCGGCACCGATCAGGACAGACGCTTCGTCCTTGTCGTCGACGGCCACGGTCAAGTCGAGCGGCGGATTCTGACGCTCGGCAGCCGTCAGGGTACGCAAAGGGTAGTACTGCAAGGCTTGCGTGCTGCAGATCTCGTGATTGTCGACGGGGCACAACGCGTTCAGCCGGGTCAGAAAGTGAAGTCAGATGTTCCTCCCGACCCGGGTGCTGATGAGGGCGTGCGGGATTGA
- a CDS encoding efflux RND transporter permease subunit produces MNISKFFIDRPIFAGVLSTLIFLCGLIALFRLPVSEYPAVVPPSVVVHAQYPGANATTIAQTVAAPIEESVNGVEHMLYMQSLANDDGNLYLTVTFKLGTSPDQAQQWVQNRVSQALPRLPEEVQRLGVTTVKSSPNITLAVHLESPDGQFDVNYLSNYAIRNVKDELAKIEGVGQVTVWGPGGYAMRVWLDPAAVAARGLTVSDVIAAIREQNSQAAVGSIGAAPTVADAPLQMTVSTDGRLSSPEQFGNIVLRADQSGRTTLLRDVARVELGAESYGMRTYLNEREAVAVAIQEAPGANALKIASDVERTMTRLQQQFPDGLNYEIAYNPTKSVEASIEAVVHTLVEAIVLVVIVVFLFLQTWRASIIPLLAVPVSIVGTMAFLHAFGFSINALSLFGLVLAIGIVVDDAIVVVENVERNIETGMLPREATYRAMKEVSGPIIAIALTLVAVFVPLAFLSGLTGRFYQQFAVTIAVSTVISAVNSLTLSPALASLLLKPHGAQSDWLTRLMHRVFGRFFAWFNSAFSRSSERYGQRVAWLGRRKVLVVAVYAVLVVITVLLSRSIPGGFVPSQDKEYLISFVQLPAGASLDRTDAVLKQMNEVARAEPGVARTSSYAGLSLNGTTNSANSGLTFILLKPFSERAGLSADEIAASLNGKYSSLEKAAFAGVFSAPPVMGLGSTGGFKVQLEDRGNLGYDALFKATQEFMAKARAAPELTSLFSTYQINVPQLHVSIDRIAAKQYGISVADIFQTMQANLGSFYVNDFNMLGRVYQVRVQADGRYRAHPEDVLKLQVRTAAGAMVPLSTVASIEQSYGPELVTRYNAYTSADVSGSPAPGYSSSQAMAAIERIAAQTLPSGIEYEWTDLTYQQIIAGNSALWIFPLCVLLVFLVLAAQYESLTLPLAVILIVPMSILSALLGVWITKGDNNIFTQIGLIVLVGLASKNAILIVEFARELEMAGWRTLDAVLEACRLRLRPILMTSLAFIMGVIPLVISTGAGAEMRHAIGVSVFFGMLGVTFFGLFLTPVFYLLARKLSSGKLHSAAQHEPPVTLPHSAIGQKGE; encoded by the coding sequence ATGAATATTTCAAAGTTTTTTATTGATCGGCCCATATTCGCGGGCGTCCTATCAACGCTGATTTTTTTGTGCGGGCTGATTGCCTTATTCCGTCTGCCCGTCTCCGAATATCCCGCGGTTGTCCCTCCGTCTGTCGTGGTTCACGCGCAGTATCCGGGGGCCAATGCCACGACGATCGCTCAAACTGTCGCCGCACCCATTGAGGAGTCAGTCAATGGCGTGGAGCACATGCTCTACATGCAGTCGCTGGCAAATGATGACGGCAATCTCTACCTGACCGTGACGTTCAAATTGGGAACCTCTCCGGATCAAGCGCAGCAGTGGGTTCAGAATCGGGTGTCCCAAGCGCTTCCACGTCTGCCCGAAGAGGTACAGCGTTTGGGCGTCACAACCGTGAAAAGCTCACCGAACATTACGCTTGCGGTTCACCTGGAGTCTCCCGACGGCCAGTTCGATGTCAATTACCTCAGCAACTATGCGATTCGCAATGTCAAGGATGAACTGGCGAAGATCGAAGGCGTTGGCCAGGTAACAGTATGGGGGCCAGGCGGCTATGCCATGCGTGTCTGGCTCGATCCCGCGGCGGTCGCCGCACGTGGCCTGACAGTGTCCGATGTCATCGCTGCGATACGAGAGCAGAATTCCCAGGCGGCAGTCGGCAGTATCGGCGCGGCCCCCACGGTGGCCGACGCGCCCTTGCAGATGACCGTCAGTACCGACGGCAGATTGAGCAGTCCGGAACAGTTCGGCAATATCGTCCTGCGCGCCGATCAGAGCGGCCGGACGACTCTGCTGCGGGATGTGGCGCGAGTGGAGCTGGGCGCAGAAAGCTACGGCATGCGCACCTATCTGAATGAGCGGGAGGCCGTGGCGGTTGCCATTCAAGAGGCACCGGGGGCCAACGCGCTCAAGATTGCATCCGACGTTGAGCGCACGATGACGCGGCTCCAGCAACAGTTTCCCGACGGGCTGAATTACGAGATCGCCTATAACCCGACCAAGTCGGTGGAGGCGAGCATTGAAGCGGTGGTTCACACGTTGGTCGAAGCGATCGTTCTCGTGGTGATCGTGGTGTTTCTGTTTCTTCAGACTTGGCGTGCGTCGATCATCCCGCTGCTGGCTGTTCCGGTGTCCATTGTTGGCACCATGGCCTTCCTGCATGCCTTCGGATTTTCTATCAATGCGCTTTCCCTGTTCGGTCTTGTGCTTGCCATCGGTATCGTGGTGGACGATGCCATCGTTGTGGTGGAAAACGTCGAGCGAAACATCGAAACCGGAATGCTCCCTCGTGAAGCGACCTACCGCGCGATGAAAGAGGTAAGCGGCCCAATCATCGCAATCGCGCTGACGCTTGTGGCTGTTTTCGTTCCCCTGGCTTTCCTGTCTGGATTAACGGGGCGGTTCTACCAGCAGTTCGCAGTCACGATTGCCGTCTCGACCGTGATCTCTGCAGTCAATTCCTTGACGCTGTCGCCGGCTCTGGCATCGCTGCTGCTGAAACCGCATGGGGCGCAATCGGACTGGTTGACCCGGCTCATGCATCGAGTATTCGGGCGCTTCTTTGCTTGGTTCAATAGCGCCTTTTCTCGCAGCTCGGAACGCTATGGGCAGCGCGTTGCTTGGCTGGGGCGGCGCAAGGTTCTCGTTGTCGCCGTTTACGCGGTGCTCGTGGTAATCACGGTCCTCCTGAGCCGAAGCATTCCAGGCGGATTCGTCCCCTCACAGGACAAGGAATACCTGATCAGCTTCGTCCAGCTTCCGGCAGGCGCATCGCTTGATCGAACGGACGCTGTTTTGAAGCAAATGAATGAGGTTGCCAGGGCCGAACCCGGAGTGGCACGCACCTCGTCATATGCGGGGCTGTCACTCAACGGAACCACCAACAGCGCAAACTCCGGGCTGACTTTTATTCTCTTGAAACCGTTCTCGGAGCGAGCCGGTCTCAGTGCCGATGAAATCGCGGCATCATTAAACGGCAAGTATTCAAGCCTGGAGAAAGCCGCGTTTGCAGGCGTGTTCTCCGCGCCACCGGTTATGGGCCTGGGCTCTACTGGCGGATTCAAGGTCCAGTTGGAGGATCGAGGCAACCTCGGCTACGACGCTCTGTTCAAGGCCACCCAGGAATTCATGGCTAAAGCCAGGGCTGCACCGGAGCTGACGTCGCTGTTCTCGACCTATCAGATCAATGTCCCCCAGTTGCATGTGTCCATCGACCGCATTGCGGCCAAGCAGTATGGGATATCGGTCGCGGACATCTTCCAGACGATGCAGGCTAATCTTGGATCGTTTTACGTCAACGACTTCAACATGTTGGGGCGCGTGTATCAGGTTCGCGTGCAGGCGGATGGCAGATATCGCGCTCATCCCGAGGATGTGCTGAAGCTCCAAGTCAGAACGGCAGCCGGAGCGATGGTGCCCCTGTCCACGGTAGCTTCCATTGAGCAAAGCTATGGCCCTGAGCTAGTCACCAGGTACAACGCCTATACCTCCGCCGATGTCAGCGGCTCGCCGGCACCAGGATATTCGTCTTCGCAGGCTATGGCGGCGATAGAACGCATCGCGGCGCAAACCCTGCCCTCAGGTATCGAGTATGAATGGACCGATCTGACGTACCAGCAGATCATCGCGGGCAACAGCGCGCTTTGGATTTTCCCTTTGTGCGTGTTGCTGGTCTTTCTTGTCCTTGCTGCTCAGTACGAAAGCCTGACACTGCCCCTGGCCGTGATCCTGATTGTCCCTATGAGCATTCTTTCCGCGCTCCTTGGCGTTTGGATAACGAAGGGGGACAACAACATCTTTACGCAGATCGGTCTGATCGTGCTGGTCGGACTGGCATCCAAGAACGCGATTCTTATCGTGGAATTTGCCAGGGAGTTGGAGATGGCGGGATGGCGCACGCTGGATGCGGTTCTCGAAGCATGCCGTCTCCGACTTCGCCCGATTCTAATGACATCTCTTGCCTTCATCATGGGCGTGATCCCTCTGGTCATCTCTACCGGGGCTGGCGCGGAGATGCGACATGCAATCGGTGTGTCGGTATTTTTCGGCATGCTGGGCGTGACATTCTTTGGCCTTTTCTTGACACCAGTCTTCTATCTTCTTGCTCGAAAATTATCGTCGGGAAAGCTGCATTCTGCCGCGCAACATGAGCCTCCTGTGACGTTGCCACACTCGGCTATTGGTCAGAAGGGGGAATAA
- a CDS encoding efflux transporter outer membrane subunit: protein MKIRGNIDSRILCLAVLASVMTGCSVIPSYQRPTLNVPDSYKEALTPSLEDIEVAGNWKIGEPVPEELSNTDWSVFQDEQLTDLQSKALSENQDIAAKVAQLGRARALIKDAQAAYYPSVSASAGPTRQRISSAGQYLPDGDPEIYQSYWRAQVSVAYEVDLFGKTSSAVAATRANYESKKNDLAALKLLVQADVASTYFLLRQLDSEIHLTQGAVATREKTISLIERQLAEGVIRPGALSSAQAELAKSRATLTAVQRQRAIVEHALAVLLGRAPSDFFYDSHEQLFITVNIPPGLPSSLLERRPDIASAERRMAAANAEVGVAKAAYFPALSLTGSAGYESSSLGNLFNWSQRTFLLGPLVGAALSLPIFDGGRREATIEQARARYQEEVAAYRGTVLKAFREVEDSLVSIRTLDEAIEQLRLAQEAAQSASSEAQSRFEIGDSDYLYYLDAQRTLIEQQLELVRAQGARLRASVDLIRALGGSWRQLN, encoded by the coding sequence ATGAAAATAAGAGGAAATATAGACTCTCGAATATTATGCCTTGCCGTCTTGGCATCGGTAATGACGGGCTGCTCCGTGATTCCATCCTATCAACGCCCGACATTAAATGTCCCCGACAGCTACAAGGAGGCATTGACGCCATCGCTTGAGGATATAGAGGTTGCTGGGAATTGGAAGATCGGTGAGCCGGTGCCTGAGGAATTATCCAATACTGATTGGAGTGTATTTCAAGATGAGCAACTAACCGATCTACAGTCGAAAGCTCTTTCAGAGAATCAAGATATCGCCGCAAAAGTAGCGCAGCTTGGCCGCGCTCGGGCTCTAATAAAGGACGCACAAGCAGCCTATTACCCAAGTGTCTCGGCAAGCGCTGGCCCTACAAGGCAGCGAATTTCGAGTGCTGGTCAATACCTGCCAGATGGAGATCCAGAAATATATCAAAGTTACTGGCGGGCACAGGTGTCAGTAGCCTACGAGGTAGATCTTTTCGGAAAAACCTCGTCGGCGGTTGCTGCTACGCGTGCGAATTATGAAAGCAAGAAAAATGACCTGGCAGCTTTGAAACTCTTGGTTCAGGCTGATGTGGCGAGCACCTATTTCCTGCTTCGACAGTTAGATAGTGAAATTCATCTAACTCAGGGCGCTGTGGCGACCAGAGAAAAGACAATAAGCCTGATTGAACGGCAATTGGCTGAAGGCGTTATAAGGCCGGGCGCCCTGTCCAGCGCCCAAGCGGAATTAGCAAAATCACGGGCAACATTGACTGCAGTACAACGTCAACGTGCGATTGTGGAACATGCATTGGCTGTCCTCCTTGGCCGAGCACCTAGCGATTTTTTCTACGACAGTCATGAACAGCTTTTCATCACCGTCAATATACCGCCAGGCTTGCCATCATCATTGTTGGAACGCCGGCCTGATATCGCCTCCGCTGAAAGGCGGATGGCTGCTGCCAATGCGGAAGTCGGCGTGGCCAAGGCAGCTTATTTCCCCGCGCTGAGCCTAACCGGATCTGCCGGTTATGAGTCATCCAGCTTAGGAAATCTATTCAACTGGTCGCAGCGAACATTTCTATTGGGGCCTTTGGTGGGGGCCGCTCTAAGTTTGCCAATTTTTGATGGCGGAAGACGCGAGGCAACTATTGAGCAAGCGCGAGCACGGTACCAAGAAGAAGTCGCGGCATACAGAGGAACCGTACTCAAGGCTTTCCGAGAAGTCGAAGACAGTTTGGTTTCGATACGAACGCTTGATGAAGCAATAGAGCAGCTCCGCCTGGCACAGGAGGCCGCTCAAAGCGCATCAAGCGAAGCGCAGAGTCGGTTTGAAATTGGCGACAGTGATTACCTCTACTATCTTGATGCGCAGAGAACATTAATTGAGCAACAGCTAGAACTAGTGCGTGCTCAGGGGGCCCGGTTACGGGCTTCGGTGGATCTTATACGTGCGCTGGGCGGCAGTTGGAGACAGTTGAATTGA
- a CDS encoding LysR family transcriptional regulator, with protein MEFRHLRCFIAVAEELHFARAAERLHIEQSPLSRTIKELEEDLGEQLFIRTSRSTRLTRAGKLFLEHVPRIFTALQQARDSVKAAANGFHGQLRIALSDGITPSRLPTLLALCRQEEPEVEIRLFEVPLSQQIKGLQDDLYDVGFAQSDEVGDGIVAKMVWSDALMVAVPARHPLLRHKRIPLEEVLRHPLVLCDPQICEGHARQVDRVLRRIDMEPLITERVASFDLMMALVAAGFALGLAGAPHIAGSREPGVVARPLAGRSPMLTTYVLHREGESSDVLARFIERVQAIDSPEDRRSPLPVEPDLQEEIEP; from the coding sequence ATGGAATTTCGTCACCTTCGCTGCTTTATTGCTGTAGCAGAAGAACTCCATTTTGCCCGCGCTGCTGAACGGCTGCATATTGAGCAGTCTCCGCTGTCACGCACCATCAAGGAGCTGGAAGAAGACCTCGGAGAACAGTTGTTCATCCGTACTAGCCGCAGCACGCGGCTGACCCGAGCGGGAAAACTGTTCCTGGAGCATGTGCCGCGCATCTTCACCGCCTTGCAGCAGGCGCGCGATAGCGTGAAGGCAGCAGCCAATGGCTTTCACGGCCAGTTGCGCATTGCGCTATCCGATGGCATCACGCCATCGCGCCTGCCGACCTTGTTGGCGCTGTGCCGCCAAGAGGAACCCGAAGTCGAGATCCGACTGTTCGAGGTGCCGCTGTCGCAACAGATCAAGGGGTTGCAGGACGATCTGTACGACGTGGGCTTTGCGCAGTCCGACGAAGTGGGCGACGGCATCGTAGCTAAGATGGTGTGGAGCGATGCGCTGATGGTGGCGGTTCCCGCGCGTCACCCGTTGCTCAGACACAAGCGTATCCCATTGGAAGAGGTGCTTCGTCATCCTTTGGTGTTATGCGATCCCCAAATCTGCGAGGGCCATGCCCGCCAGGTGGATCGGGTGCTTCGCCGGATAGACATGGAACCTTTGATTACTGAGCGAGTCGCCTCGTTCGACTTGATGATGGCACTGGTTGCGGCGGGTTTCGCCTTGGGCCTTGCTGGAGCACCGCATATCGCGGGTAGTCGCGAGCCTGGTGTGGTCGCCCGTCCGCTGGCGGGCCGTTCCCCCATGCTGACCACCTATGTGCTGCACCGCGAAGGTGAATCATCGGACGTGCTGGCGCGTTTCATCGAGCGCGTGCAGGCCATCGACTCTCCGGAAGACCGCAGATCCCCACTACCTGTTGAGCCTGATCTTCAAGAGGAAATCGAACCATGA
- a CDS encoding EexN family lipoprotein, with amino-acid sequence MKLIVLFLSVAVLSACGPSEPSKQVANVPTVEELAANPERLKELRRRCKTERPTMGDVLCNHVAEATNKRFFGDGKVPYTPPEAPPKF; translated from the coding sequence CTGAAGCTGATTGTTCTGTTTTTGTCGGTCGCTGTACTGTCCGCCTGCGGCCCATCCGAGCCATCGAAGCAGGTAGCCAATGTGCCGACCGTAGAAGAACTAGCGGCCAATCCCGAGCGCTTGAAGGAGCTGCGCCGCCGTTGCAAGACCGAGCGCCCGACGATGGGCGACGTGCTGTGCAACCACGTGGCGGAGGCGACGAACAAGCGCTTCTTTGGCGACGGCAAGGTGCCTTACACACCACCGGAAGCGCCGCCGAAGTTCTGA
- a CDS encoding conjugal transfer protein TraG produces MQAQGVLFGQIAAVFGIVIAGVWGATQWTAAALGYQLRLGAPWFYFYGTPVYYPWKLFEWWFFFDAYAPQVFDTGGMIAASSGLLAVVVAIAMSVWRSRQARKVTTYGSARWADAADIRKAGLTQPAGVFLGQHDGHYLRHEGPEHVLTFAPTRSGKGVGLVVPTLLSWPASAVIHDIKGENWQITAGWRSRFSHCLLFNPTDASSAAYNPLLEVRRGAHEVRDVQNIADILVDPEGALEKRNHWEKTSHALLVGAILHVLYAGEDKTLRGVANFLSDPASPFELTLHRMMTTKHLGDSQHPVVASAAREVLNKSDNERSGVLSTAMSFLGLYRDPTVAEVTSRCDWRIADLISAEHPVSLYLVVPPSDVSRTKPLIRLILNQIGRRLTESLDGSDGIQRRHKLLLMLDEFPALGRLDFFETALAFMAGYGIRSFLIAQSLNQIDKAYGQNHSILDNCHVRVTFATNDERTAKRISETLGTATELRAQRNYAGHRLAPWLGHLMVSRQETARPLLTPGEVMQLPTDEAVVMVSSVAPIKAKKLRYFADANFKQRVIPPPAVAAGRYADVPPARPDDWSGLAIPAVPAAPATASADDLEALGSTDDGGPRRQPELSEAIAYAPEMDASTSDLSLLDDDDMPPVLSGQLDPALQRTARLASLNPNDGIDL; encoded by the coding sequence ATGCAAGCTCAGGGCGTGTTGTTCGGGCAGATCGCCGCCGTGTTCGGCATCGTGATCGCCGGTGTGTGGGGTGCCACGCAATGGACAGCCGCCGCATTGGGCTACCAGCTACGCCTGGGCGCGCCTTGGTTCTATTTTTACGGCACGCCGGTCTATTACCCGTGGAAGCTGTTCGAGTGGTGGTTCTTCTTCGACGCCTACGCGCCGCAGGTTTTCGACACCGGCGGCATGATCGCGGCAAGCAGCGGCCTGCTGGCTGTGGTGGTCGCCATCGCCATGTCGGTATGGCGCTCGCGCCAGGCGCGCAAGGTGACGACCTATGGCTCGGCCCGTTGGGCCGATGCCGCCGACATTCGCAAGGCCGGGCTGACGCAGCCTGCTGGCGTCTTTCTTGGTCAGCATGACGGCCACTATCTGCGGCACGAAGGGCCGGAACACGTCCTGACCTTTGCGCCGACGCGCTCCGGCAAGGGCGTGGGCCTGGTGGTTCCTACGCTGTTGTCCTGGCCGGCATCCGCCGTCATCCACGACATCAAGGGCGAGAACTGGCAGATCACCGCTGGCTGGCGCAGCCGATTCAGCCACTGCCTGCTGTTCAACCCGACGGATGCCAGTTCGGCAGCCTACAACCCGCTGCTGGAAGTGCGGCGCGGCGCGCATGAAGTGCGCGACGTGCAGAACATCGCCGACATCCTGGTCGATCCCGAAGGCGCGCTGGAGAAGCGTAATCACTGGGAGAAGACCAGTCACGCGCTGCTGGTCGGGGCGATCCTGCATGTGCTGTACGCGGGGGAAGACAAGACGCTGCGCGGCGTCGCCAACTTCCTGTCCGACCCGGCCAGCCCATTCGAGCTGACCTTGCACCGGATGATGACGACCAAGCACCTGGGCGATTCCCAGCATCCCGTCGTTGCATCCGCTGCCCGCGAAGTGCTCAACAAATCGGACAACGAGCGGTCGGGCGTGCTCTCCACCGCCATGTCATTCCTGGGGCTGTACCGCGACCCCACGGTGGCCGAAGTCACCTCGCGCTGCGACTGGCGCATCGCCGACCTGATTTCTGCCGAGCACCCGGTATCGCTCTATCTGGTAGTGCCGCCGTCGGACGTTTCGCGCACCAAGCCGCTGATCAGGCTGATCCTCAACCAGATCGGCCGGCGGCTCACCGAATCGCTGGATGGCAGTGACGGCATCCAACGCCGCCACAAGCTGCTGCTGATGCTCGACGAGTTCCCGGCGCTGGGCCGCTTGGACTTCTTCGAGACGGCATTGGCCTTCATGGCCGGTTACGGCATTCGCAGCTTTCTGATCGCCCAAAGCCTGAACCAGATCGACAAGGCATATGGGCAGAACCATTCGATTCTGGACAACTGCCATGTGCGCGTGACCTTCGCCACCAACGACGAACGCACGGCCAAACGCATTTCTGAAACATTGGGCACGGCCACTGAGTTACGCGCCCAGCGCAACTACGCAGGCCACCGGCTTGCCCCGTGGCTGGGGCACCTGATGGTGTCGCGCCAAGAAACCGCACGGCCACTGCTGACGCCGGGTGAAGTGATGCAGTTGCCGACCGATGAGGCGGTGGTGATGGTGTCCAGTGTTGCGCCGATCAAGGCGAAGAAGCTGCGCTACTTCGCCGACGCCAATTTCAAGCAACGGGTAATTCCGCCGCCTGCGGTGGCGGCAGGCCGCTATGCCGATGTGCCGCCTGCACGACCTGACGACTGGAGCGGGCTGGCGATCCCTGCGGTTCCTGCGGCACCGGCCACGGCATCCGCCGATGACCTGGAGGCCTTGGGTTCGACCGACGACGGCGGCCCACGCCGCCAGCCCGAACTGTCCGAAGCCATCGCCTATGCCCCCGAGATGGATGCCTCGACCAGCGACCTGTCGCTGCTTGATGACGACGACATGCCCCCGGTGCTTTCCGGCCAGCTCGACCCCGCTCTGCAACGCACGGCGCGGCTGGCATCGCTGAACCCCAACGACGGAATCGACTTATGA
- a CDS encoding ribbon-helix-helix protein, CopG family, whose product MSQYRLNLFIQHEHAKRLDELAAKKGVSKSSIVAAALASWLSPDAGDQREAAIAKRLDRLSRQAERLERDQNIQIETLALFIRYYLTVSTPVPEAHQDAARAQGKARFEQFVEQLGRHLLRGRSLVRDVVEELHPDPMRMDDAAAMAAAHERTAERAP is encoded by the coding sequence ATGAGCCAATACCGATTGAACCTGTTCATCCAGCACGAGCACGCCAAGCGTCTGGATGAGCTGGCCGCCAAGAAAGGCGTGTCCAAGTCCAGCATCGTCGCCGCTGCGTTGGCATCCTGGCTGTCGCCCGATGCCGGCGACCAGCGCGAGGCCGCCATTGCCAAGCGTCTGGATCGCCTGTCGCGGCAAGCCGAGCGTCTGGAGCGCGACCAGAACATCCAGATCGAAACGCTGGCGCTGTTTATTCGCTACTACCTGACCGTCAGCACGCCGGTGCCGGAGGCCCATCAGGACGCGGCTCGCGCCCAAGGCAAGGCACGATTCGAGCAGTTCGTCGAACAACTGGGCCGTCACTTGCTGCGCGGTCGAAGCCTGGTGCGTGATGTGGTGGAAGAGCTGCACCCCGACCCAATGCGCATGGATGACGCGGCGGCGATGGCTGCCGCCCATGAGCGCACTGCGGAGCGTGCGCCATGA